TTGCCGACCGCAGCAGGTCCTCGGGTCTGGCTGATGAGACCGGCGATGGCGACCAGGGTCACCAGGTAAGGAAGCATAAGCAGGAACTGGGTGGGCACGGGCGACGGTGCCGCAAGCTGTCCGAGCACGTACTGGAGGTTGGTCGCGAAACCGAACAGCAGCGCGGCGAACGCCGCACGCACCGGGTTCCACTGGCCGAAGATCACCGCAGCCAGGGCGATGTATCCCGCCCCGCTCGTGATGTCCTTCGAGAAGGCGCCGACCGATCCGAGAGTGAAGTACGCGCCCCCGAAACCGGCGATCGCACCGGCGAGCATCACGTTCCAGAAGCGGGTGCCGCTCACGTTGATACCGACCGTGTCGGCGGCCTGCGGATGTTCGCCGACCGAACGGAGCCGCAGCCCCCAGCGTGTGGAGAACAATCCGAAGAAGATCACAGCGACGCCCACATACATCGCGTACACGATGATCGTCTGGGTGAAGAGCACAGGGCCGATCACGGGAATCGCGCTCACGATCGGGATCGCGATCGGCACGAACTGCGGCGGCGAGTTGAGGGTCGCGGCATTGACGGCCAGCAGGTTGGAATAGAGGAAGCTTGCGAGCCCGATGACGAGCACGTTCAGCACGATCCCGACGATGACCTGGTCGACGAGGTAGCGGATGGAGAACGCCGCGAGCACGAACGAGACGAGCGCTCCCGCGACGAGGGCGCCGAGGAGTCCGGCGACGAGGTTCTGTGTGAGCGACGCCACCAGCGCGGAGGCGAAGGCTCCGGCCAGGAGCTGGCCTTCGATGGCGACGTTGATCACGCCGACGCGCTCGGAGAGTACCCCGCCCAGCGCTCCGAAGATCAGAGGGACGCTCAGCGCGAGCGACCCGGCCAGGAGCCCGACCACGGGAACCGTGTTCCCCGCTGTCGCCCAGGTAAGGAAGCCAAACAGCTGGATGAGTGCGAAGGCCGTCAGGTACCAGACCGGCGTGCGACGCCCCGACTTCGTCTGCAGCGCTGCTCCCAGGGGGAGGAGAACGGACAGCACGGCGACGACGACGCCCGTTATCCTGCTGCTGACGGTGATGAGCGGGAGGCTGACAGCGTCTGTGGCGCCGCCGGAGTTCAGCGAGTAGGCGACGTCGCCGTCGCGACCGAAGCCCACGAGCAGGACGACGGAGAGGAGCGAGAAGACGGCGAGCACGATCGGCGTCTTCCACGCACGCAGCGCCGCAGGAGAGCGCCGCGCGCGCGTCGACGAGGCGGGCACGAGTGCAGCTGCGGATGTCATGATGCCGATGCTCCTTGCGAGGTGGATGCGATTCGTGTGCGGTGCGCCCCGGGGGCCGGGAGCCGGAACACGGCGCGGACCAGGGGCGGGGCCGCGACCAGGAGCACGATGACCGCCTGTATAACCGACACGAGATCGATGTCGATGTTCTGAGCAGCCTGCATCGTGTACCCGCCGGCCTGCAGCACTCCGAACACGATCCCTGCTATCAGCACGCCCAGAGGCCGGGATCGTCCGAGCAGGGCGACGGTGATGGCCGTGAAGCCAATGCCCGCATCGAGGGTGCTCGTGAATCCTGAGGTGACCTGCCCAAGCACCTGATAGGCACCGGCGAATCCGACGAACGCCCCCGAGATCAGCATCGCGACGACATACGTGCGCTTGACGTCGATGCCCGCCACCCGCGAGGCCCGCGGGTTCATGCCGACCGCGCGCACCCGGAAGCCCAGCGCCGAACGGTTCAGCAGCCAACCGAAGAGCAGCACCCCGAGCACGGCAACCGGTAGCCCGACGTTCACGGCGAAGGAGGATCCGAACAGCGGCG
The sequence above is a segment of the Microbacterium sp. Root553 genome. Coding sequences within it:
- a CDS encoding ABC transporter permease, with amino-acid sequence MTSAAALVPASSTRARRSPAALRAWKTPIVLAVFSLLSVVLLVGFGRDGDVAYSLNSGGATDAVSLPLITVSSRITGVVVAVLSVLLPLGAALQTKSGRRTPVWYLTAFALIQLFGFLTWATAGNTVPVVGLLAGSLALSVPLIFGALGGVLSERVGVINVAIEGQLLAGAFASALVASLTQNLVAGLLGALVAGALVSFVLAAFSIRYLVDQVIVGIVLNVLVIGLASFLYSNLLAVNAATLNSPPQFVPIAIPIVSAIPVIGPVLFTQTIIVYAMYVGVAVIFFGLFSTRWGLRLRSVGEHPQAADTVGINVSGTRFWNVMLAGAIAGFGGAYFTLGSVGAFSKDITSGAGYIALAAVIFGQWNPVRAAFAALLFGFATNLQYVLGQLAAPSPVPTQFLLMLPYLVTLVAIAGLISQTRGPAAVGKPYPAA